Proteins from one Romboutsia sp. CE17 genomic window:
- a CDS encoding HD domain-containing protein encodes MDLLNIYSKDFPIFIEELINTSEFKRLSNIGMNCGCEYTSFPIFSKGKNYTRYTHSIGVALIVWHFTKDIKQSIAGLLHDISSPVFAHVIDFLNGDHENQESTEERTEYIIENSKEIQSILKKYNLTTKDVCDYHMYPIADNNSPLLSADRLEYTLGNAFYYGFKTINEIKNMYEDLTICKNEFEEDEISFTTLDKALEFTSVSMLNSKVYSSNEDRFSMQYLADLLKLAIDKSIISIDDLYTTEDEVITKLEGYKESKSMLDSFRCFSQVLTSKTKPDDGYWVNIPAKRRYINPQVVSMGRVSSLSKELSKDIDDFLKVDFNIWLSGK; translated from the coding sequence TTGGATTTACTTAATATATATAGCAAAGACTTTCCAATATTTATAGAAGAATTAATAAATACTTCTGAATTTAAAAGATTAAGTAATATAGGTATGAATTGTGGATGTGAATATACTAGTTTCCCTATATTTTCTAAAGGCAAAAATTATACTAGGTATACTCATAGTATAGGTGTGGCACTTATTGTTTGGCATTTTACAAAAGATATAAAACAATCAATAGCAGGACTACTACATGATATAAGTTCTCCTGTTTTTGCTCATGTAATTGACTTTTTAAATGGAGATCATGAAAATCAAGAGTCTACAGAAGAAAGAACTGAGTATATTATAGAAAACTCCAAAGAGATACAAAGTATCCTAAAAAAATATAACTTAACAACTAAAGATGTTTGCGATTATCATATGTATCCCATTGCTGATAATAACTCTCCTCTACTTTCTGCTGATAGATTAGAATATACTTTAGGTAATGCATTTTATTATGGTTTTAAAACTATTAACGAAATTAAAAATATGTATGAAGACTTAACCATATGCAAAAATGAATTTGAAGAAGATGAAATTTCATTTACTACTTTAGATAAAGCTTTAGAATTTACTTCTGTATCTATGCTAAATTCTAAAGTATATTCTTCAAATGAAGACAGATTTTCTATGCAATATTTAGCTGATTTATTAAAATTAGCTATAGATAAAAGTATTATAAGTATAGATGATTTATACACTACTGAAGATGAAGTTATAACAAAATTAGAAGGGTATAAAGAGTCAAAAAGTATGCTTGATAGCTTTAGATGTTTTTCTCAAGTTTTAACTAGTAAAACAAAGCCTGATGATGGATATTGGGTTAATATACCTGCCAAGAGGAGATATATTAATCCTCAAGTAGTTTCTATGGGAAGAGTTTCAAGTTTATCAAAGGAATTGTCAAAAGATATAGATGATTTCTTAAAGGTAGATTTTAATATTTGGTTGAGCGGAAAATAA
- a CDS encoding radical SAM protein, with the protein MSKFSYKDVYIEDGKRVLEVNILPDKYCNFDCIFCPLGRSKNKIDTQRSFDEIDISLMELEAMIEHIKPELIFINSKGEALVNDKIEDIIDFIKSKGLYVRLLSNGYLLSKDEYIKIASKCDEVVGEIKVISEEHFQKVQRPIEGYTLEQYISNMAKFNKQFKGKFIFEITIIKGYNDDDKSIKKIKDVIKEISPDKVVVTRMEDEIFKKKLGISDEKFEEISKELLNIYHV; encoded by the coding sequence ATGAGTAAATTTAGTTATAAAGATGTTTATATTGAAGATGGAAAAAGAGTATTAGAAGTTAATATCCTTCCAGATAAGTACTGTAATTTTGATTGTATATTTTGTCCTTTAGGAAGGTCGAAAAATAAAATAGATACTCAAAGATCATTTGATGAAATAGATATTTCATTAATGGAATTAGAGGCAATGATAGAACATATAAAGCCGGAGTTAATATTTATTAATTCAAAGGGAGAAGCTTTAGTAAATGATAAAATTGAAGATATTATAGATTTTATAAAATCAAAAGGCTTATATGTAAGACTACTTTCTAATGGATATTTATTATCAAAAGATGAATATATAAAAATTGCGAGTAAGTGTGATGAAGTTGTTGGCGAAATAAAAGTAATATCAGAAGAGCATTTTCAAAAAGTTCAAAGACCAATTGAAGGATATACATTAGAACAATATATTTCCAATATGGCTAAGTTTAATAAGCAATTTAAAGGAAAATTTATATTTGAAATCACTATTATTAAGGGATATAACGATGATGATAAGTCAATTAAGAAGATAAAAGATGTTATAAAGGAAATATCTCCTGATAAGGTAGTTGTTACAAGAATGGAGGATGAAATATTTAAGAAAAAACTAGGAATATCTGATGAAAAGTTTGAGGAAATCTCAAAGGAATTACTAAATATTTATCATGTTTAA